Proteins from one Pseudomonas grandcourensis genomic window:
- the fkpB gene encoding FKBP-type peptidyl-prolyl cis-trans isomerase: protein MAEQRIGQNTEVTLHFALRLENGDTVDSTFDKAPATFKVGDGNLLPGFEAALFGFKAGDKRTLSIAPENAFGQPNPQNVQIIPRSQFQDMELSPGLLVIFNDAANTELPGVVKEFDDAQVTIDFNHPLAGKTLTFDVEIISVKAL, encoded by the coding sequence TTGGCTGAGCAACGCATCGGCCAGAACACGGAAGTCACCTTGCATTTCGCATTGCGCCTGGAGAACGGCGACACGGTGGACAGCACCTTCGATAAGGCCCCGGCGACCTTCAAGGTCGGTGACGGCAACCTGTTGCCAGGTTTCGAAGCGGCGCTGTTCGGTTTCAAGGCCGGTGACAAGCGTACGCTGAGCATCGCGCCGGAAAACGCTTTCGGTCAGCCGAACCCGCAAAACGTGCAGATCATCCCGCGCTCACAGTTCCAGGACATGGAACTGTCGCCTGGCTTACTGGTGATCTTCAACGATGCGGCCAATACTGAATTGCCGGGCGTGGTCAAAGAATTCGATGACGCGCAAGTGACCATCGACTTCAACCACCCGCTGGCGGGCAAGACGTTGACCTTTGATGTGGAAATCATTTCCGTCAAAGCGCTGTAG
- the ispH gene encoding 4-hydroxy-3-methylbut-2-enyl diphosphate reductase, which produces MQIKLANPRGFCAGVDRAIEIVNRALEVFGPPIYVRHEVVHNKFVVEDLRSRGAIFVEELDQVPDDVIVIFSAHGVSQAVRSEAAGRGLKVFDATCPLVTKVHIEVARYSRDGRECILIGHAGHPEVEGTMGQYDGGNGGAIYLVEDEKDVAALQVNNPEKLAFVTQTTLSMDDTSRVIDALRSRFPAIGGPRKDDICYATQNRQDAVKQLADECDVVLVVGSPNSSNSNRLRELAERMSTPAYLIDGAEDLQKSWFEGVERIGITAGASAPEVLVRGVIEQLQAWGATGADELAGREENITFSMPKELRVRSLL; this is translated from the coding sequence ATGCAAATCAAACTCGCCAACCCCCGTGGCTTCTGCGCCGGTGTGGACCGGGCGATCGAAATCGTCAACCGCGCCCTGGAAGTCTTCGGGCCGCCGATCTATGTGCGCCATGAAGTGGTTCACAACAAATTTGTCGTCGAAGACCTGCGCTCCCGTGGTGCGATCTTCGTCGAAGAACTGGATCAGGTGCCGGACGACGTCATCGTGATCTTCAGTGCCCACGGCGTTTCCCAGGCCGTGCGCAGCGAAGCGGCTGGGCGTGGGCTGAAAGTGTTCGACGCCACGTGCCCGCTGGTGACCAAAGTCCACATTGAAGTGGCGCGCTACAGCCGTGACGGCCGAGAGTGCATTCTCATCGGCCACGCCGGTCACCCGGAAGTCGAAGGCACCATGGGCCAGTACGATGGCGGCAATGGCGGCGCGATCTACCTGGTCGAAGACGAGAAGGATGTCGCGGCACTGCAGGTGAACAACCCTGAAAAGCTCGCCTTCGTGACCCAGACCACCTTGTCGATGGACGATACCAGTCGCGTTATCGACGCCCTGCGTTCGCGTTTTCCGGCCATCGGTGGGCCGCGCAAGGACGACATTTGCTACGCCACGCAAAACCGTCAGGACGCGGTCAAGCAACTGGCCGACGAGTGTGACGTGGTGCTGGTGGTCGGCAGCCCGAACAGCTCCAACTCCAATCGCCTGCGCGAATTGGCAGAGCGCATGTCCACTCCGGCCTACCTGATCGACGGGGCCGAAGACCTGCAAAAGAGCTGGTTCGAAGGCGTCGAGCGTATCGGCATCACTGCCGGCGCATCCGCCCCGGAAGTCCTGGTGCGCGGCGTGATCGAGCAGTTGCAGGCCTGGGGTGCCACCGGTGCCGATGAACTGGCCGGTCGCGAGGAGAACATCACGTTCTCGATGCCTAAAGAACTG
- the lspA gene encoding signal peptidase II produces MPNAVGRFGRLSWLWLSLLVLVIDQASKFYFEGKLQMYQQIVIIPDYFSWTLAYNTGAAFSFLADSSGWQRWLFALIAVVVSAVLVVWLKRLGRNETWLAVALALVLGGALGNLYDRIALGHVIDFILVHWQNRWYFPAFNFADSAITVGAVMLALDMFKSKKTGETVHD; encoded by the coding sequence ATGCCTAATGCCGTTGGCCGTTTCGGACGGCTGAGCTGGCTGTGGTTGAGTTTGCTGGTCCTGGTCATCGACCAGGCCAGCAAGTTCTACTTCGAAGGCAAGCTCCAGATGTACCAGCAGATCGTGATCATCCCCGATTACTTCAGCTGGACCCTGGCCTACAACACCGGCGCGGCGTTCAGCTTCCTGGCGGACAGCTCCGGCTGGCAGCGCTGGCTGTTCGCGTTGATCGCTGTCGTGGTCAGCGCGGTGCTGGTGGTGTGGCTCAAGCGTCTGGGGCGCAACGAGACCTGGCTGGCGGTTGCGCTGGCACTGGTGCTCGGCGGCGCGCTGGGCAATCTGTATGACCGCATTGCCCTGGGCCATGTGATCGATTTCATTCTGGTGCATTGGCAGAACCGCTGGTATTTCCCGGCGTTCAACTTTGCCGACAGTGCCATCACTGTTGGTGCCGTCATGCTGGCACTGGATATGTTCAAAAGTAAAAAGACCGGAGAAACCGTTCATGACTGA